In Drosophila subpulchrella strain 33 F10 #4 breed RU33 chromosome 3R, RU_Dsub_v1.1 Primary Assembly, whole genome shotgun sequence, the following are encoded in one genomic region:
- the LOC119551352 gene encoding nuclear pore complex protein Nup133 encodes MDRNLQKQLYGVSRESSPSLRRYSMPAASADSTRKSFFGGNAGCAQLPGNFKKTALTNSRLVSSVRSTQSIPGIRSDYNVVESFGCPLPVVVNEALTFAGPGAGTVTAKVTQNGWAWVVQGRRLLIWQYKDTTKSGSPPRVGKPARRGGGLAQCRELTLPYSDLGHKSDLISVFQTEGQQMASCIAVSATGEVRYWSSIAHDGNSVDLSILTGQEFVQLLSLPTQQGYLAVTTTCNLVFLRVGLTNGRYTLHHKTIKPATSFLGGFGKKFASILIGMNTGGDKDQVLVGMCCESNSESGETVVAVLSDRAIQRWSLSNKGNTENLIYEDGEVVRRIREEFKTKFWNVRLPADNVEIDLYLLDFHMVKNKAYILAGAVNAAHAPQMCYALVTGSAQPESMFLESFTPLKINKFFSAKTEEDCLSLRFVVGSSHIYLYTPKVVYPLHLSNSVPTAELEAENIEFLLHDDRILSAAICSQLPLFFSRTHGLVSITPGDFDGSEMMNMSSCNTPDLYAPTSINASFGVPDQSAITGSTNNLHLFELDPDEMYNELCDEVGQLKAAFLYHLKKNNNMVKTIVGELLRSVTGADPNGAPMDAYKLDRIVITIAEDLAEDIPISDPRWEEALGDQESNRHAIGSSRSMQIINQLRDKIIAFQHFIAFLHSSGVWEKLNAIPCGSHLLKPTSFILSDISEKIVAAMALRSLQTKMPKLIEEAIEATVALWDEKPHGSLTYQDIFYVKLSKIQNVFEALADIADDRIAAQSQTTVSVAHFINDINSVVLDILGQVFRHREQNASSFRLSNDKLSSYENLPWTAMAGSAGVRDTLTRLIDISVRYGGHCVSETELKQQLYQQIFELVDLVLDGRRTYLESVRDSEKFNVLQQQFEAQRRELISVLIKDRQYEYAAKLAEKYLDFQSLVLICDETQDKDRLDDYTRKYEEFDFSQFAINWHLRQNRHGEVFERFKGNQTALAQFMRDHPSLGWIQLIFNGDFERAAKVLYELAQCETEFVARKKSMLSLAKLAAFAAADSDLTAQVEKINSDLTLIEYQSQLSHDVLQSFGFDTTEQKVLKAEEIINLNIAEENDTASETEFRKALELLSYTEQPYDMRHKIWCAAIKRDNWTDYDPNNGVDYMQKLLFFKIIEISQMMGHESENFLPPMEDFLESVELGDLPQQKPFQYLLKLTYEYVADMFRQPDDMEV; translated from the exons ATGGATAGAAACCTACAGAAGCAACTATACGGCGTGTCGCGCGAATCTTCTCCGAGCTTACGGAGATATAGCATGCCAGCGGCATCGGCGGACAGCACGCGAAAATCCTTTTTTGGCGGCAACGCCGGTTGTGCCCAGCTGCCGGGAAACTTTAAAAAGACTGCCCTGACCAACAG CCGGCTTGTATCGTCAGTGCGCTCTACTCAGTCCATTCCCGGCATCCGATCTGATTATAATGTGGTCGAGAGCTTCGGTTGTCCACTGCCCGTGGTGGTCAATGAGGCACTTACCTTTGCGGGACCGGGAGCGGGCACAGTTACTGCCAAAGTGACCCAGAATGGTTGGGCATGG GTTGTTCAAGGCAGACGCCTACTGATTTGGCAATACAAAGACACAACTAAGTCCGGCTCACCACCACGTGTGGGCAAACCTGCCAGGCGTGGCGGTGGTCTAGCCCAGTGCCGGGAGCTGACTCTGCCCTACAGCGACCTGGGTCACAAGAGTGATCTGATTAGCGTTTTCCAGACCGAGGGCCAGCAAATGGCCTCTTGTATTGCGGTGTCCGCCACCGGAGAAGTTCGCTACTGGTCGTCCATCGCACATGATGGAAACTCTGTCGATCTCTCGATCTTAACCGGTCAGGAGTTCGTGCAGCTGCTCAGTCTACCAACGCAGCAGGGCTACCTAGCCGTAACTACCACCTGCAATCTTGTGTTCCTACGTGTGGGTCTTACCAATGGCCGTTACACACTGCACCATAAGACTATCAAGCCAGCTACGAGCTTTCTCGGTGGCTTTGGCAAGAAATTTGCTTCCATTTTGATTGGTATGAACACGGGTGGGGACAAGGATCAG GTTTTAGTTGGCATGTGCTGCGAAAGCAATTCCGAAAGTGGAGAAACAGTTGTGGCCGTGCTCTCGGATCGTGCAATACAGCGCTGGAGTCTGTCCAACAAGGGCAATACCGAGAATCTTATTTACGAGGATGGGGAAGTTGTACGCAGGATACGTGAAGAGTTCAAAACAAAGTTCTGGAACGTCCGGCTCCCAGCGGATAATGTAGAGATAGATCTGTATTTGCTAGACTTCCACATGGTGAAGAACAAGGCCTATATACTTGCTGGGGCTGTAAATGCTGCTCATGCTCCACAAATGTGCTACGCTCTGG TAACGGGAAGTGCTCAACCGGAAAGTATGTTCCTGGAGTCGTTCACACCGCTCAAGATCAATAAATTCTTCAGTGCCAAGACTGAGGAGGATTGCCTCAGCCTGCGTTTCGTGGTAGGCAGCAGTCACATCTATCTGTACACGCCCAAAGTAGTCTATCCCCTGCACTTGTCTAACTCCGTGCCCACAGCAGAACTGGAGGCAGAAAATATCGAATTCCTCCTGCATGATGATCGGATATTGAGTGCGGCTATCTGTAGTCAGCTGCCATTGTTCTTTAGTCGCACACATGGTCTGGTTTCTATTACGCCCGGCGATTTTGATGGTTCCGAGATGATGAACATGAGCTCTTGTAACACGCCTGACTTGTACGCCCCTACTTCGATCAATGCTAGCTTCGGAGTTCCTGACCAGTCCGCTATAACTGGCAGTACTAACAATCTCCACCTGTTCGAACTCGACCCGGATGAAATGTACAATGAACTTTGCGATGAAGTGGGACAACTGAAGGCTGCCTTCCTCTACCATCTgaaaaagaacaacaacaTGGTCAAGACCATTGTTGGAGAGCTGCTGCGCAGCGTGACTGGAGCCGATCCGAATGGTGCACCCATGGATGCCTACAAGTTGGATAGAATTGTTATTACCATCGCCGAGGACTTGGCCGAAGACATTCCAATATCCGATCCTCGCTGGGAGGAGGCCCTTGGGGATCAGGAAAGCAATCGGCATGCCATTGGCAGCTCGCGTTCCATGCAGATTATCAATCAGTTGAGGGACAAGATCATTGCTTTTCAGCATTTCATCGCGTTTCTACACTCCAGTGGAGTTTGGGAAAAG TTAAATGCCATACCTTGCGGAAGTCATTTGCTGAAGCCCACCAGCTTTATTCTTTCCGATATCAGCGAGAAGATAGTGGCTGCTATGGCCCTTCGATCTTTGCAAACCAAAATGCCCAAACTAATTGAAGAGGCTATTGAAGCCACCGTAGCTCTATGGGATGAGAAGCCTCATGGTAGTCTAACATACCAGGATATATTTTATGTGAAACTGTCAAAGATACAGAACGTGTTTGAGGCCCTAGCGGACATTGCCGACGATCGCATTGCTGCCCAGAGCCAGACCACCGTTTCAGTGGCTCACTTTATCAACGACATAAACTCCGTTGTTCTGGACATTTTGGGACAGGTGTTTAGGCATCGGGAACAAAATGCCAGTAGCTTCAGGCTGAGCAACGACAAATTATCGTCCTACGAAAATCTTCCTTGGACTGCGATGGCTGGAAGTGCTGGTGTCCGTGACACTTTGACCCGCCTCATCGACATTAGCGTTCGCTATGGCGGTCACTGCGTTAGCGAAACAGAGCTGAAGCAGCAGCTTTACCAGCAGATTTTCGAACTGGTGGATCTGGTGCTGGACGGACGAAGGACGTATTTGGAGAGCGTGCGTGACTCAGAGAAGTTCAATGTGCTGCAGCAGCAATTTGAGGCTCAGCGCAGGGAACTCATATCAGTACTGA TCAAAGATCGCCAGTATGAGTACGCCGCCAAGCTGGCTGAGAAGTACTTGGACTTCCAGAGTCTGGTGCTCATCTGCGATGAGACGCAGGACAAAGATCGCCTGGACGATTACACCCGCAAATATGAGGAATTTGATTTCTCGCAGTTTGCCATCAACTGGCATCTGCGGCAGAATCGACACGGCGAGGTCTTCGAACGCTTCAAGGGCAACCAGACGGCGCTGGCGCAGTTCATGCGCGACCACCCGTCACTGGGCTGGATCCAGCTAATATTCAACGGTGACTTCGAGCGGGCAGCCAAGGTGCTGTATGAATTGGCCCAATGCGAAACGGAGTTTGTGGCCCGCAAGAAGTCTATGCTGTCGCTGGCCAAGCTGGCGGCCTTCGCGGCTGCCGATTCCGATTTAACTGCTCAGGTGGAGAAGATAAATTCAGATCTAACGCTGATCGAATATCAGTCACAATTGAGCCATGACGTATTGCAAAGTTTTGGTTTCGATACAACGGAACAGAAGGTGCTCAAAGCAGAGGAGATAATCAAC CTTAATATTGCCGAGGAGAACGACACGGCCTCGGAAACGGAGTTCCGTAAAGCTCTGGAGCTTCTGAGCTACACGGAGCAGCCCTACGACATGCGGCACAAGATCTGGTGTGCTGCCATAAAACGCGATAACTGGACGGACTACGACCCCAACAATGGAGTGGATTACATGCAGAAGTTGCTCTTCTTCAAGATCATTGAAATTTCGCAGATGATGGGCCACGAATCTGAGAACTTTTTGCCACCCATGGAGGACTTTCTGGAGAGCGTGGAGCTGGGCGATTTGCCACAGCAGAAACCCTTCCAGTATCTGCTAAAGCTGACCTACGAGTATGTGGCCGACATGTTCAGGCAGCCAGACGATATGGAAGTCTAA